In candidate division KSB1 bacterium, a single genomic region encodes these proteins:
- a CDS encoding glycosyl hydrolase, whose amino-acid sequence MRYKCFVLFAVLISTFGFSADFPEFEELAAGFDTIPLPARPRALWDWVDGNFSHAEITRELEAAHAKGLGGFDIWDVASRVDEDHIVPEGPAFMSEPYVDAICHALREAERLGLDIGLIISSGWNAGGAWTAPEHQTMGLFTSSVTIQGPGPVTVDLPFPKLPDKAGKPGREREAIISRQENGEPVFSKEITVLAIPVSVDSMLPIKHIYDVSDKFMHGTLEWDAPSGDWRIIRAVCANTGQPMISATPNSHGPMIDHFNPEAAAAHLDYFFDKLEAKLGDLSQTALKYLYTDSYEVRGQLWSPHFINQFRDRYHYDLTPYIPALLGYTVESQEITRRFLYDYDLFLSDMIIDGHYKTCREICEQHGIQFVAEAAGPGQPVHNCPFESLKSSGVLSFPRGEFWQQHRNDEMIDLLQVIKGVASAAHIYDQTYVEAEAFTGTYLWQYGPGDLKSTADRAFCEGLNRIIFHTWPHTPEAAGEPGWIYSFGTLMHETRVWWPLADSWMQYLGRCSYLLQQGNFVGDVLYYYGDKAPNFVPAKHMDPHLGFGYDYDVTNMDVLVNRLTVENGKLTLPHGQTYKVLVLPGWKHMNLNVLKKLELLVKQGAVVMGRKPETSHGLYQYKDRENEIRVIADRLWGKTDGETVTRHEYGKGMIVWGEPLRNILLERGVEPDFTFTGPLDFGEVDYIHRRTRYADVYFVRNKPEKSVTIQGDFRCGNIPELWNPLSGTRMPAPIYTHAGSRTYVPLQLPGHGSLFVVFRDGQETSHITSVIRDDLTVYPSAIPSDMAYVPSTMRDGSLVFQQDGKYQLLQADSVLYVLKVDEPQEPKILTGAWSVTFPESKKGPGTIRMDSLYSWSLHPDDAVRFFSGVAEYERSFDLKKQPEHRVLLDLGRVEKIAQVFVNDKPADVIWCEPYACDITDFLRSGENILRIQIANTWANRLAGDARLTPSERITRTNITRLPNAWAVPMQEVPNEDYQLPESGLLGPVKVHSLKVESQGAPK is encoded by the coding sequence TGCCAAAGGACTGGGCGGGTTTGATATTTGGGATGTGGCAAGCCGGGTGGATGAAGATCATATCGTACCTGAAGGTCCGGCGTTCATGAGCGAACCGTATGTGGATGCGATTTGTCATGCGCTGAGAGAAGCGGAACGACTGGGATTGGATATCGGATTGATCATTTCCAGCGGCTGGAACGCCGGCGGCGCCTGGACCGCTCCGGAGCATCAAACCATGGGACTGTTTACCTCGTCTGTTACGATACAAGGGCCGGGACCCGTCACAGTGGATCTGCCCTTCCCCAAGCTGCCGGATAAAGCCGGAAAGCCCGGACGGGAAAGAGAGGCGATTATTTCGCGCCAGGAAAATGGAGAACCGGTATTTTCCAAAGAGATCACCGTTCTTGCTATTCCTGTATCCGTGGATTCGATGTTACCTATAAAACATATTTATGATGTGTCTGATAAATTCATGCATGGAACACTGGAATGGGACGCCCCTTCGGGCGATTGGCGGATCATCCGAGCGGTGTGCGCCAATACCGGACAGCCGATGATTTCAGCCACACCCAACTCGCACGGCCCCATGATCGATCATTTCAACCCCGAAGCGGCGGCCGCGCATCTCGACTATTTTTTCGATAAACTGGAAGCAAAACTGGGCGATTTGAGCCAGACCGCGCTGAAATATCTATACACGGACAGCTATGAAGTGCGCGGTCAGCTATGGTCACCGCATTTTATCAACCAATTCAGAGACCGTTATCACTATGATCTGACCCCGTATATTCCGGCGCTGCTCGGCTATACGGTGGAATCGCAAGAGATCACCCGGCGGTTTCTGTATGATTACGATCTGTTCTTATCCGATATGATTATTGACGGGCATTACAAAACGTGCCGCGAGATCTGTGAGCAGCACGGCATCCAGTTCGTTGCCGAGGCAGCCGGACCGGGACAACCCGTTCACAATTGTCCGTTTGAATCGTTAAAATCATCCGGTGTGCTGTCGTTTCCGCGCGGCGAGTTCTGGCAGCAGCACCGCAATGACGAAATGATCGATCTGCTGCAGGTGATCAAAGGTGTGGCCAGCGCGGCGCATATTTACGATCAGACGTATGTTGAAGCCGAAGCGTTTACCGGTACCTATTTGTGGCAATACGGTCCCGGTGATTTGAAATCCACTGCGGACCGCGCTTTTTGTGAGGGACTGAACCGCATTATTTTTCACACCTGGCCGCACACCCCCGAGGCTGCCGGCGAACCCGGCTGGATTTACAGTTTTGGCACCCTGATGCATGAAACACGTGTTTGGTGGCCGCTGGCTGACAGTTGGATGCAGTATCTGGGACGCTGCAGTTATCTGCTGCAGCAGGGCAATTTTGTCGGTGATGTCCTGTATTATTACGGAGACAAAGCGCCGAATTTTGTGCCGGCCAAGCATATGGACCCGCATCTGGGATTTGGTTATGATTACGACGTCACCAATATGGATGTTTTGGTCAATCGCTTAACGGTAGAAAACGGAAAACTGACCCTGCCGCACGGACAAACCTATAAAGTCCTGGTGCTGCCCGGCTGGAAGCATATGAATCTGAATGTTTTGAAAAAACTCGAGTTGCTGGTCAAGCAGGGCGCTGTGGTGATGGGACGCAAACCCGAAACCAGTCACGGACTGTATCAATATAAAGATCGTGAAAACGAAATCCGTGTTATTGCCGATCGACTGTGGGGCAAAACAGACGGTGAGACCGTCACCCGGCATGAATATGGAAAAGGTATGATCGTCTGGGGCGAACCCCTGCGCAATATTTTACTGGAACGCGGTGTAGAGCCGGATTTTACCTTTACCGGTCCGCTGGACTTTGGTGAGGTGGATTATATTCATCGCCGGACCCGGTATGCCGATGTATATTTTGTCCGGAACAAACCTGAAAAAAGTGTTACTATTCAGGGCGATTTCCGTTGCGGTAACATTCCGGAACTCTGGAATCCGTTGAGCGGAACGCGTATGCCGGCGCCGATTTACACGCATGCGGGCAGCCGTACATATGTCCCCCTGCAGCTGCCGGGGCACGGCTCCCTGTTTGTGGTGTTTCGGGACGGTCAAGAAACATCACATATCACATCGGTCATTCGTGATGATCTGACCGTCTATCCGTCGGCGATTCCCTCGGATATGGCGTATGTTCCATCCACAATGAGGGATGGTTCGCTGGTGTTTCAGCAAGACGGAAAGTATCAACTGTTACAGGCGGATTCCGTTTTGTATGTTTTAAAAGTTGATGAGCCTCAAGAACCAAAGATTCTGACAGGCGCCTGGAGCGTCACGTTCCCCGAATCAAAAAAAGGACCAGGTACGATCCGGATGGACAGTCTGTACTCCTGGTCTCTGCACCCGGATGATGCGGTGCGTTTTTTCTCCGGGGTTGCTGAATATGAACGCAGTTTTGATCTGAAAAAACAACCGGAGCATCGTGTGCTACTGGATCTGGGACGGGTTGAAAAAATCGCACAGGTATTTGTCAATGACAAACCTGCGGATGTCATCTGGTGCGAACCGTACGCTTGTGATATCACCGATTTTTTGCGTTCCGGTGAGAATATTCTGCGTATTCAGATTGCCAATACCTGGGCCAACCGGCTGGCCGGTGATGCCCGACTGACACCAAGTGAACGCATCACCCGCACCAATATCACCCGACTGCCCAATGCCTGGGCGGTGCCGATGCAAGAGGTGCCGAATGAAGATTATCAGCTGCCGGAATCGGGGCTGCTGGGGCCGGTCAAAGTGCACAGTCTAAAAGTCGAAAGTCAAGGTGCCCCAAAGTGA
- a CDS encoding type II toxin-antitoxin system prevent-host-death family antitoxin yields the protein MEATAKDLRFHSKELLEAVSRGEDVIITYRGKPRAKLIPIDRTDVDRESVDLFAIWEDRDDIKDVNQYVRDQRKGRNL from the coding sequence ATGGAAGCGACAGCAAAAGATCTCAGGTTTCACTCCAAGGAGTTGCTTGAGGCGGTATCACGCGGTGAGGATGTCATCATAACCTATCGAGGCAAACCGCGTGCAAAGCTAATCCCCATTGACCGAACAGATGTAGATCGGGAATCTGTCGATTTGTTTGCGATCTGGGAGGATCGCGATGATATCAAAGACGTTAATCAATATGTGCGTGACCAGAGAAAAGGCAGAAACCTGTGA
- a CDS encoding PIN domain-containing protein, with amino-acid sequence MIFDTDILIWYMRGNLKAQSVLENTDSFNISVITYMELVQGMRNKRELNALRNALYHWDCKTLYVSEAVSTKAMFYIERHYLSHALQIADALIAATAAVNALPLTTGNEKHYKCIKEIELNIFHP; translated from the coding sequence GTGATTTTTGATACAGATATTCTCATATGGTATATGCGAGGTAATCTAAAAGCCCAATCCGTTTTGGAGAACACAGACTCGTTTAATATTTCTGTCATTACCTATATGGAGCTTGTTCAAGGTATGCGGAACAAGAGGGAATTAAACGCCCTGCGAAACGCACTCTATCACTGGGATTGCAAGACTTTGTATGTGTCTGAAGCTGTTTCGACAAAGGCCATGTTCTATATCGAGCGGCATTATCTGAGCCATGCTTTACAGATCGCAGATGCTCTGATAGCCGCCACAGCAGCTGTCAACGCTCTGCCTCTAACCACGGGCAATGAAAAGCATTATAAATGTATAAAAGAAATAGAGTTAAATATATTTCATCCGTAA